Proteins encoded together in one Vigna angularis cultivar LongXiaoDou No.4 chromosome 5, ASM1680809v1, whole genome shotgun sequence window:
- the LOC108338998 gene encoding protein ECERIFERUM 16: protein MDVKALAKSKRSHTQHHSKKSHHSHKPRAQSSSSSDPKDAAKNPPGKQQANEEKRKKNQHSVLPSNWDRYGEDEDDSGPEIASKTLDVVLPKSKGADYRHLVAEAQSQAETSSEGFPAFDDLLSGEFGVGLSSMLASRGEGIISWNGDDNFVVEDKTSGNQEASFLSLNLLALADNFAKIDLSKRLFIESDLLSTELCAEELAVNSNVEHKELETIVDNDLTNSISKELSLDNTAADQFAPSSSSTSSHPASKFPSSNDFNIPVNSVSTEFQQASSTGNHKPFVLSSDASLHSTEHIRGKQYSTFEAAAAEKELDMLLDSFTDTKIVDYPVSLGVSSGYPPQILKKDPVPSKIASFTANLDEALDDLLEETSTLIKPNVLLLPHEEKPVNHSMKSSSHSGSKSKVTDDFDSWFDTL, encoded by the exons ATGGACGTCAAGGCTTTGGCGAAATCAAAGAGAAGTCACACGCAGCACCACAGCAAAAAGTCTCACCATAGCCACAAGCCCAGAGCCCAATCATCGTCTTCTTCGGACCCGAAGGACGCTGCGAAGAACCCACCAGGAAAGCAGCAAGCCAAcgaggagaagaggaagaaaaaccaGCATTCTGTGCTTCCCTCAAATTGGGACCGCTATGGGGAAGACGAGGATGATTCTGGGCCCGAAATTGCTAGCAAAACCCTCGACGTTGTCTTGCCCAAAAGCAAAGGTGCTGATTATCGCCACCTTGTTGCGGAGGCTCAGTCCCAGGCGGAGACAAGTTCTGAAGGATTCCCTGCTTTCGATGATCTTCTTTCTG GGGAGTTTGGCGTGGGATTGAGCTCTATGCTTGCATCCAGGGGAGAGGGCATAATCTCGTGGAATGGGGATGATAATTTTGTTGTAGAGGATAAGACAAGTGGAAATCAGGAG GCATCATTTTTGTCCCTGAATTTGCTTGCTCTAGCTGACAATTTTGCCAAGATTGACTTATCAAAGAGATTATTCATTGAGTCTGACCTATTATCCACTGAGTTG TGTGCGGAAGAGTTAGCAGTGAACAGCAACGTGGAACATAAGGAACTGGAAACTATAGTGGACAATGACCTAACCAATAGTATCTCTAAAGAATTAAGTTTAGACAATACTGCTGCTGATCAGTTTGCACCATCTAGTTCCAGCACTAGTAGCCATCCTGCTTCTAAATTTCCATCGTCAAATGACTTTAACATTCCTGTGAACTCTGTCAGTACTGAATTTCAGCAAGCTAGCAGCACTGGTAATCATAAACCATTCGTTCTAAGTTCAGATGCCAGCTTACATTCCACTGAACATATAAGAGGGAAACAATACTCCACATTTGAAGCTGCTGCTGCTGAAAAAGAACTAGATATGCTTCTAGATTCATTTACTGATACCAAGATCGTAGATTATCCAGTTTCATTGGGAGTCTCTTCTGGGTATCCTCCtcagattttgaagaaagatCCAGTTCCATCCAAAATTGCATCCTTTACTGCTAATCTAGATGAAGCACTTGATGACTTGCTAGAGGAAACATCCACTTTGATTAAACCAAATGTTTTATTACTGCCACATGAAGAAAAGCCTGTCAACCACAGCATGAAATCTTCTTCACATTCTGGAAGCAAATCCAAAGTAACTGATGATTTTGATTCATGGTTTGATACACTTTGA